A region of the Leeuwenhoekiella sp. MAR_2009_132 genome:
TCATTTGCAAGCATTACGGTAAAAGCATTAACTGCTGTTTTTGATGCTCCGTAAGCACTCCAAATTTCTAAGTTAGGATCTTTACCTGATGACGAATGAATTTCTAAAGATCCAACTTCACTAGAAACATTGATAATGATGGGCTGTTTTGCTTTTTCTAATAATGGTAAGAATTGTTGCGTTACTTCAACAGTACCAAAGAAATTAGTATCAAATAGATTTCGTAGGGTTTCAATATTAGGTGTAGAAAACTTTTGGGGTTGAACGCCGCTTATACCAGCATTATTGATTAATAGATCTAGAGAATCGATTTTGGAGGCTAGTTGCGTTTTGGCCTGTTTAATTGATTGGCTGTTTGTCACATCAAGCACGATCCAATTTATACATTTCAAGCCTAACTTTTCAAGCTTCTCTACAGCTTCCTGTCCCTTACTCTTGGTTCTACAACCTATATAAACCTTGTAACCCAGTTCACCCAGCTGCTTAGCTGTTTCAAATCCGATCCCTTTATTTCCTCCTGTAATTAATACTGTTTTCATTTTTTGATAAATCTTTAAATTGATTTGCAAATTTATCCGGTATGAAATGCTTAAAAGTAGTTCAACAGCTCAAGTTTGTAGCCCAATGTAACTTATATGGGTTTGCTATTAACGTGTAAGAGCAAAATCCTATCTCAAAAAAGATTGTAAATAAGTTAAAGCTGAAGTCCAGGTAAGGTTTTCATACCGCCGGTAAGCTAAGTGCTGATGCTGAGTTGAAAACATTGAATACATATATTGACTTTGCTGCCATTTAGCGTACAATTCCATTTCCCCGGCAGGATTATCTGCTCTTTGTTTTTTAATGAACACCGCGAAATTTTCCATACTCGATAGTAGCCTAAGATTAAAACTTTTGCCTGTTAGTTCTTTTACAGAATCCTGCAGCATATTAGGGCTTATTTGAAAACTTGCAATCTGCAAGTCTCTGGGAGCCTCATCGTCCAATGCTACTTCCGCAGTAAATGCAGCGGTATCATCCATCGTAGTAAAGTCCAGTTTCCAGTCGGCTTTCTCCCCCCAATAACCAATGCTTAGTTCCTTCCGGTTTAATACCGGAGTATCGTATTGAAGTATATCTGCAAAAGCACCGTTAAACACGGAAGATGCCTGAATGGAAGTGCTGTCCAGATAGGTTCTGAATACTCGTCTTAGATCAAAGTTCCGGTTTTTGCCCGGTAATAAATCCGTATAATTGGTACAAAAATCAGAAGGAATAAATCGCTTCACTTTTGCTTTTAGGGCAGCATCTAAGATTCTTTTTTGTAAATCAACAATCACATCCTCGAGGCCTGACAAAGCGGAAACAACCAGATCTTTCCCTTCGCACGCATCGGCTATTTCTTCGGTACTATTGAGGTCTACCTTTTGAATAAGTACACCCATTTTGGAAAGTGCTTCTATTTTTTGAGGGGCGGTCGTGGGACGTACTATAGCAGTCACGATGGCCTCTCTGTTTAACAGTTCCCGGCATATTCTCATTCCTAAATTACCGGTAGCACCTGCTACTAAAATTGATTTGTTCATAATATATCTTCTTATTTTTAATTTTCAGTTAAGAAGTTTACCACCGCTTGAATAACCTGCTCCGGCTGTTCCTCGTACATATAATGGCCGCTATCCAGAATTCCTATAACTTTTAAATTGTTTGCTACGTATGGCAAAGCCATCTTCATATAATTATAGCTTACATAACTGCCGATGCCTAATACGGGCATTTCCAGTTGCTGATAGGATTTGGAATCGTCTATATCTTTTGCAAAAGTCTGATACCAGGCATTAGATGCTCTAATGCTCTCGGGATCGTTGTAAACGGCAGCATAAATTTCACGCTCAAATGAACTCATTTTCGTTCCATCTATCATCACATATTCAAAAAGGTAATCAAGCAAAAATTGAAAACGTCCTTCCAATAATTTTTCGGGCAACCCTTTAACCTGATTAAACGCCATCCACCAGGGGTAGGGCATTTTTGCATCCATCTTACTCGCAAAAGTACCTTTGGCCGGTATCAGTGGCATATGCAGCATTCCCTCGCCGGGATGTGCTCCATCCAATACGATAAGCTTATCACAAAATTCAGGATAGTTAAAAGCGAAACTCATGGCTACCATTCCGCCTATGTCATGCCCCATCAGATTTACTTTACCAAAACCTAGATGCTTTACCAATGCTAAAATATCGGTCGCCATAGATTTTTTATCATAACCCGATTCCGGTTTCTCAGAGCTTCCCATTCCTCTAATGTCCACGACAATTACCTGAAACGATTCTGAGAGTTTCTGGGCAACAGGACGGTAAGAATACCAGGTTTGCGGCCATCCGGGCAGGCAAATCAGCGGTTTTCCCTCACCTCCTGTTACATAGTGGAGTTGTACCCCGTTTACGGTAGCATAGTTATTGACAAAGCCAGGCCAATTTTTTATGAGCTCAGCATCCGCATATTGATTTTGCATATTCATCATTTGTAATTTTAAATTTTTACAAATGTATAACGGTAAAATCCTGTAAAAACTACCAAATGGTAGGTAATGAATCACTTGATTTCTTTGCGGATTCTGCTAAGTGCATTTGGAGTGATACCCAGGATAGAGGCTAACTGCTTGATGGGTATTTTTTTTACAAAATCAGAATTTTTGAGTAGTTCGAGGTAGATCTGTTTGGCAGATAAGGTTTGATAATTCAGGTTTTGATCTACCTGTCTGATACACATCTCTTCCCAAATTTTTCTTCCGAACTCCTGCCAAACCGGAAGCTTCTCGTATAGCTGATCCATATCAGCCTTACTGATTACCAAAAGTTCTGTGTTTTCTATCGCCTCAATGTTGAAACGCGAAGGTACTTGAGCGTGTAAACTCGATATATCGGTAAAAAAGTCATTTTCAAAAAATACCCAGGACGTATGTTGCTCCTCAAATGCTCCGTAATGAAGTCGCAACCCACCAGATTTTATAAAAAAGTATTGATTGGCAATTTGTCCTTTTCTTAATACAAGCCCCCCTTTCTTAACTGTTGTATTCTTAAACTTTGAGAGAACTCGTGTTAGGTCGGCTTGGCTAATATGCACCCGGGATTTTATAAAGCCTGAAAACTCTTCCATTTATATTTCTTAGAGCTAAACTTGATAATTTAAAAACGGGATTTTAACCGCTAATGAGACCTTGTCTAAAACCACCTGTGTATTCTTAAAGTTATTGTAGTCGCGAAGCTATCCTATTATATTTAATTACGGAAAGTCTACAAACTTTTTTGAGGTCCTTAAATATTTATACCATCCCAAACCTCAAAACCTCGGGTTTCAATCAGGTAATTACAGCTATTTTGTAATTGTGAAATACCCTATCGTTTCCAGGTGTCAGAGTCATGATTTCCCAGTAGTACGATCTGAATTTCTTATTCAAAGCGTTGTTGATGATCTCGTGCAGCATTTCTTAATACTCAAGTACAGATGGTTTCTGACGCTATAAGGTCAGCAAATGTGATCTTATCGCGTTTCTGAGATTTACCTTGACTACTGAAGGCAAAAGGTTCCAGAGATCTTTATTTTTCCAAACCGCTTCGCTATCCCATCCTCCACATCCAGTGCTGCTGCCTATGCTTTTTTTACTAAATACCACAAAAAAAACTGGGCCTGCCCTAAAAAATTAGAGCTTTGTAAATTTCATAACTATTCTAAAATTTAAGCTAGCTCAAAACCTAAAGATTCCTTAATCCTTATGATTGTTTCGCTTTCGTTTCCAAATGATGTAACCTGCAATAAGAAGTACGGGTAGTATAACATATACAATTAAATCAAAGGGATCTTTGAAATCCACAGGAAGATTATCATCCGGATTTTGAGTGCCCGGAGGTAATTGAAGAATTGCTAAAAAGATTTTAATCAACATAAGTTTAAATTAAATATTTTCAAAATACCGTAGTACTAAAGAAAACACAAACTTAAAAAGAGAAGCTCAAATAAAACTAATCTCCTTTCTTATGATTATGTTTCTTTAGCGACGGAGTATTTCCTGGAGTGCTTTTATTATCGCGTTGTCGTCGGTCTGGTTTGCCTGTTGAATCGGCAATACGCTTAGGTCCTGGTTTG
Encoded here:
- a CDS encoding SDR family oxidoreductase, which produces MKTVLITGGNKGIGFETAKQLGELGYKVYIGCRTKSKGQEAVEKLEKLGLKCINWIVLDVTNSQSIKQAKTQLASKIDSLDLLINNAGISGVQPQKFSTPNIETLRNLFDTNFFGTVEVTQQFLPLLEKAKQPIIINVSSEVGSLEIHSSSGKDPNLEIWSAYGASKTAVNAFTVMLANELEGSKFKIFSVTPGYTATDLNDHQGTKTVEEGATPIVIIATESSRFTSGKFYGEQGEVSW
- a CDS encoding NmrA family NAD(P)-binding protein, with protein sequence MNKSILVAGATGNLGMRICRELLNREAIVTAIVRPTTAPQKIEALSKMGVLIQKVDLNSTEEIADACEGKDLVVSALSGLEDVIVDLQKRILDAALKAKVKRFIPSDFCTNYTDLLPGKNRNFDLRRVFRTYLDSTSIQASSVFNGAFADILQYDTPVLNRKELSIGYWGEKADWKLDFTTMDDTAAFTAEVALDDEAPRDLQIASFQISPNMLQDSVKELTGKSFNLRLLSSMENFAVFIKKQRADNPAGEMELYAKWQQSQYMYSMFSTQHQHLAYRRYENLTWTSALTYLQSFLR
- a CDS encoding alpha/beta fold hydrolase, with product MMNMQNQYADAELIKNWPGFVNNYATVNGVQLHYVTGGEGKPLICLPGWPQTWYSYRPVAQKLSESFQVIVVDIRGMGSSEKPESGYDKKSMATDILALVKHLGFGKVNLMGHDIGGMVAMSFAFNYPEFCDKLIVLDGAHPGEGMLHMPLIPAKGTFASKMDAKMPYPWWMAFNQVKGLPEKLLEGRFQFLLDYLFEYVMIDGTKMSSFEREIYAAVYNDPESIRASNAWYQTFAKDIDDSKSYQQLEMPVLGIGSYVSYNYMKMALPYVANNLKVIGILDSGHYMYEEQPEQVIQAVVNFLTEN
- a CDS encoding Crp/Fnr family transcriptional regulator, translating into MEEFSGFIKSRVHISQADLTRVLSKFKNTTVKKGGLVLRKGQIANQYFFIKSGGLRLHYGAFEEQHTSWVFFENDFFTDISSLHAQVPSRFNIEAIENTELLVISKADMDQLYEKLPVWQEFGRKIWEEMCIRQVDQNLNYQTLSAKQIYLELLKNSDFVKKIPIKQLASILGITPNALSRIRKEIK